A genomic stretch from Burkholderia pyrrocinia includes:
- a CDS encoding dicarboxylate/amino acid:cation symporter, which yields MKKKPFYKVLYVQVIFAIIVGVILGHYYPALATDMKPLGDGFIKLIKMVIGPIIFCTVVTGIAGMEDMKKVGRVGGKALLYFEVVSTFALLLGLAATHILRPGVGFNIDPATLDGKAVASYAAKAHGQSTVDFLMHIIPNTMVDAFAQGEILQILLIALLFGSVLAHLGERGKVVTDFIDGLTRVLFGIVHIVTKLAPIGAFGAMAFTIGKYGVGSLVPLLKLIGTFYLTSVVFVLVVLGAIARFTGFSIIRFVSYIKEELLIVLGTSSSEAALPQLMEKLEKAGCSRSVVGLVVPTGYSFNLDGTNIYMTMAVLFIAQATNIELTWMQQLTLLAVAMLTSKGASGVTGAGFITLAATLAVVPTIPLSGMVLILGIDRFMSECRALTNIVGNGVATVVVSAWEKELDRNKLRQALKGGGEVSATETAGV from the coding sequence GTGAAGAAGAAACCCTTCTACAAAGTGCTCTATGTGCAGGTGATCTTCGCCATCATCGTCGGCGTGATCCTCGGCCACTACTACCCGGCGCTCGCCACCGACATGAAACCGCTCGGCGACGGGTTCATCAAGCTGATCAAGATGGTGATCGGTCCGATCATCTTCTGTACGGTCGTCACCGGCATCGCCGGCATGGAGGACATGAAGAAGGTCGGCCGCGTCGGCGGCAAGGCGCTGCTGTACTTCGAGGTCGTGTCGACCTTCGCGCTGCTGCTCGGCCTCGCGGCCACGCACATCCTGCGTCCGGGCGTCGGCTTCAACATCGACCCGGCGACGCTCGACGGCAAGGCCGTCGCGTCGTACGCGGCGAAGGCGCACGGGCAGTCGACGGTCGACTTCCTGATGCACATCATCCCGAACACGATGGTCGATGCGTTCGCGCAGGGCGAAATCCTGCAGATCCTGCTGATCGCGCTGCTGTTCGGCAGCGTGCTCGCGCACCTCGGCGAGCGCGGCAAGGTCGTCACCGATTTCATCGACGGGCTCACGCGCGTGCTGTTCGGCATCGTGCACATCGTCACGAAGCTGGCACCGATCGGCGCGTTCGGCGCGATGGCGTTCACGATCGGCAAGTACGGCGTCGGCTCGCTGGTGCCGCTGCTCAAGCTGATCGGCACGTTCTACCTGACGTCGGTCGTGTTCGTGCTCGTCGTGCTCGGCGCGATCGCGCGCTTCACGGGCTTCTCGATCATCCGCTTCGTGTCCTACATCAAGGAAGAGCTGCTGATCGTGCTCGGCACGAGCTCGTCGGAAGCCGCGCTGCCGCAGTTGATGGAAAAGCTCGAGAAGGCCGGCTGCTCGCGTTCGGTCGTCGGCCTCGTCGTGCCGACCGGCTATTCGTTCAACCTCGACGGCACCAACATCTACATGACGATGGCCGTGCTGTTCATCGCGCAGGCGACCAACATCGAACTGACGTGGATGCAGCAGCTCACGCTGCTGGCGGTTGCGATGCTGACGTCGAAGGGCGCGAGCGGCGTGACGGGCGCGGGCTTCATCACGCTCGCCGCGACGCTGGCCGTCGTGCCGACGATCCCGCTGTCGGGCATGGTGCTGATCCTCGGCATCGACCGCTTCATGAGCGAATGCCGCGCGCTGACCAACATCGTCGGCAACGGCGTCGCGACGGTCGTCGTGTCCGCCTGGGAGAAGGAGCTCGACCGCAACAAGCTGCGCCAGGCGCTGAAGGGCGGCGGCGAAGTCTCGGCGACCGAGACGGCCGGCGTCTGA
- a CDS encoding cation acetate symporter gives MRRTSIALGALAILVSSAAHAVSVAGPMPDKVELNPVAIGMFFAFVFATLALTRWAARRTRSTRDFYTAGGGITGLQNGLAIAGDYMSAASFLGLSGMVFMFGFDGLIYSIGFLVGWPFVMFLIAEPLRNLGKFTFVDVVAYRFAQRPIRLLTSANALTIVVLYLVVQMVGAGKLIQLLFGLSYGTAELIVGVLMVVYVFFGGMTATTWVQVIKAVLLLCGATLLVLLALGEFGFSVDEMFRRAVAVHPGALGIMGPGKLIRDPANALSLGIALMFGTAGFPHILMRFFTVPNAKEARKSVLYATGFIGYFYLLTFVIGFSAIVLLAQHPEFFKLGANGTFNLTHDLLGGSNMVAVKLAQAVGGNWFYGFIAAVTFATILAVVAGLTLAGATTISHDLYAQMWARGKPDERLEMRISRAATIVLSAVAIGLSILFEHVNVAFMVGLVAAVAASANFPVLAMSIFWRGMTTRGAVLGGGLGLASAVVLTVLSKSVWVDVLHHAHAPVFLDNPALVSVPLAFIGIVVGSLADRGERAQRERDAFAQQEFYAQTGLLAGEAVQH, from the coding sequence ATGCGACGCACATCGATCGCGCTCGGCGCGCTTGCCATTCTCGTTTCCTCCGCCGCCCATGCGGTATCGGTCGCGGGCCCGATGCCCGACAAGGTCGAGCTGAACCCGGTCGCGATCGGGATGTTCTTCGCGTTCGTGTTCGCGACGCTCGCGCTCACGCGCTGGGCCGCGCGCCGCACGCGATCGACACGCGACTTCTACACGGCCGGCGGCGGCATCACCGGGCTGCAGAACGGCCTCGCGATCGCGGGCGACTACATGTCGGCCGCGTCGTTCCTCGGGCTGTCCGGCATGGTGTTCATGTTCGGCTTCGACGGGCTCATCTACTCGATCGGCTTTCTGGTCGGCTGGCCGTTCGTGATGTTCCTGATCGCCGAGCCGCTGCGCAACCTCGGCAAGTTCACGTTCGTCGACGTCGTCGCGTACCGCTTCGCGCAGCGGCCGATCCGGCTGCTGACCTCCGCGAACGCGCTGACGATCGTCGTGCTGTACCTCGTCGTGCAGATGGTCGGCGCGGGCAAGCTGATCCAGCTGCTGTTCGGGCTGTCGTACGGCACGGCGGAGCTGATCGTCGGCGTGCTGATGGTCGTCTACGTGTTCTTCGGCGGGATGACCGCGACCACCTGGGTGCAGGTGATCAAGGCCGTGCTGCTGCTGTGCGGCGCGACGCTGCTCGTGTTGCTCGCGCTCGGCGAATTCGGCTTCAGCGTCGACGAGATGTTCCGCCGCGCGGTGGCCGTGCATCCGGGCGCGCTCGGCATCATGGGGCCCGGCAAACTGATCCGCGATCCGGCCAACGCGCTGTCGCTCGGCATCGCGCTGATGTTCGGCACGGCCGGCTTCCCGCACATCCTGATGCGCTTCTTCACGGTGCCGAACGCGAAGGAGGCGCGCAAGTCGGTGCTCTACGCGACCGGCTTCATCGGCTACTTCTACCTGCTGACCTTCGTGATCGGCTTCTCGGCGATCGTGCTGCTCGCGCAGCATCCCGAGTTCTTCAAGCTCGGCGCGAACGGCACGTTCAACCTCACGCACGACCTGCTCGGCGGCTCGAACATGGTCGCGGTGAAGCTCGCGCAGGCGGTCGGCGGGAACTGGTTCTACGGCTTCATCGCGGCCGTCACGTTCGCGACGATCCTCGCGGTGGTCGCGGGCCTGACGCTCGCCGGCGCGACGACGATCTCGCACGACCTGTATGCGCAGATGTGGGCGCGCGGCAAGCCCGACGAGCGCCTGGAGATGCGCATCTCGCGCGCGGCGACGATCGTGCTGTCGGCCGTCGCGATCGGGCTGTCGATCCTGTTCGAGCACGTGAACGTCGCGTTCATGGTCGGGCTCGTCGCGGCGGTGGCCGCGAGCGCGAATTTCCCGGTGCTCGCGATGTCGATCTTCTGGCGCGGGATGACGACGCGCGGCGCGGTGCTCGGCGGCGGCCTCGGCCTCGCGTCGGCGGTGGTGCTCACGGTGCTGTCGAAGTCGGTGTGGGTCGACGTGCTGCACCACGCGCACGCGCCGGTGTTCCTCGACAACCCGGCGCTCGTGTCGGTGCCGCTCGCGTTCATCGGGATCGTCGTCGGCTCGCTCGCGGATCGCGGCGAGCGCGCGCAGCGCGAGCGCGACGCGTTCGCGCAGCAGGAGTTCTACGCGCAAACCGGCCTGCTGGCCGGCGAGGCCGTGCAGCACTGA
- a CDS encoding DUF485 domain-containing protein produces the protein MELSVIESVTARRDYQQLVRARRRFSFTLTALMIATYYGFILLVALAPHVLAAPLYRGATTTVGIAAGVAIILVAIGLTACYVLRANRAFDRRVDAILQRS, from the coding sequence ATGGAGCTTTCCGTCATCGAATCGGTCACGGCGCGCCGCGACTACCAGCAACTCGTGCGTGCGCGGCGCCGCTTCAGCTTCACGCTGACGGCGCTGATGATCGCGACCTACTACGGCTTCATCCTGCTCGTCGCGCTCGCGCCGCACGTGCTCGCGGCGCCGCTGTATCGCGGCGCGACGACGACGGTCGGGATCGCCGCGGGCGTCGCGATCATCCTGGTCGCGATCGGCCTGACCGCGTGCTACGTGCTGCGCGCGAATCGTGCGTTCGACCGCCGGGTCGACGCGATCCTGCAGCGTTCCTGA
- a CDS encoding CaiB/BaiF CoA transferase family protein, which yields MTNEPRALPLAGVKVLDFSRVLAGPWCAMVLADFGAEVIKVEHPARGDDTRDWGLRIGDTETTYFNSVNRSKRSICVDLQTEEGQRVARELAAQADVLVHNFKFGGAEKLGLGYDALAELNPRLVHCAISGYDRSGAEAARPGYDLVVQGEAGLMALNGEAGQPPLKFGVAAVDLFTGMYSAQAILAALYERHATGRGRRIEMALFDCGLMITAYYGLDALLMGEDPPRYGNAHPSIVPYGVFDAADGPLVITVGNNTQFARFCEVIERPDLAADARYKTNLGRSENRADLLPELRRELARRSRATLLAALADAGIPCGEVLGLHEALRSERATSAGLVTRQPHPVAGGVDVLAPPYRFDGARLPVRGAPPVLGADTDAVLGGWLGMSTDEVARLRADRIV from the coding sequence ATGACGAACGAACCGCGCGCATTGCCGCTGGCCGGCGTGAAGGTGCTCGATTTCTCGCGCGTGCTCGCGGGCCCGTGGTGCGCGATGGTGCTCGCCGATTTCGGCGCGGAAGTGATCAAGGTCGAGCATCCGGCGCGCGGCGACGACACGCGCGACTGGGGGCTGCGGATCGGCGATACCGAGACTACGTATTTCAACAGCGTGAATCGCAGCAAGCGTTCGATCTGCGTGGACCTGCAGACCGAAGAAGGGCAGCGCGTCGCGCGCGAGCTGGCCGCGCAGGCCGACGTGCTGGTCCACAACTTCAAGTTCGGCGGCGCGGAAAAGCTCGGCCTCGGCTATGACGCGCTGGCCGAACTGAACCCGCGCCTCGTGCACTGCGCGATTTCCGGCTACGACCGTTCGGGCGCCGAGGCCGCGCGGCCCGGTTACGACCTCGTCGTGCAGGGGGAGGCCGGGCTGATGGCGCTGAACGGCGAGGCCGGCCAGCCGCCGCTGAAGTTCGGCGTCGCGGCGGTCGACCTGTTCACCGGCATGTATTCGGCGCAGGCGATCCTCGCCGCGCTGTACGAGCGTCATGCAACCGGGCGCGGGCGGCGCATCGAGATGGCGCTGTTCGACTGCGGGCTGATGATCACCGCGTACTACGGGCTCGACGCGCTGCTGATGGGCGAGGACCCGCCGCGCTACGGCAACGCGCATCCGTCGATCGTGCCGTACGGCGTGTTCGACGCGGCCGACGGCCCGCTCGTGATCACCGTCGGCAACAACACGCAGTTCGCGCGCTTTTGCGAGGTGATCGAGCGGCCCGACCTCGCGGCTGACGCGCGCTACAAGACCAATCTCGGCCGCTCGGAAAACCGCGCGGACCTGCTGCCCGAGCTTCGCCGCGAACTCGCGCGCCGGTCGCGCGCGACGCTGCTTGCGGCGCTCGCCGACGCGGGCATTCCGTGCGGTGAAGTGCTTGGGTTGCACGAAGCGCTGAGGTCCGAGCGCGCGACCAGCGCGGGGCTCGTCACGCGGCAGCCGCATCCGGTCGCGGGCGGTGTCGACGTGCTCGCGCCGCCGTACCGCTTCGACGGCGCGCGGCTGCCGGTGCGCGGCGCGCCGCCGGTGCTCGGTGCGGATACGGACGCGGTGCTCGGCGGCTGGCTAGGGATGTCGACCGACGAGGTCGCGCGGCTGCGCGCGGATCGCATCGTGTAA
- a CDS encoding acyl-CoA dehydrogenase family protein — protein sequence MDFQHTEDRRMLADTLNRFIAEQYAFPVRDRIAQSAEGFDRAMWQRFAELGTIGALFPEADGGFGGAGFDIAVVFECLGRGLVVEPFLGALLAGRALSLAGGDAHRDKLAALIDGSASAAFAHDEPGSHYELTTVRTRAERSGDGWVLTGAKGVVDQAAQAAFFVVSARVSGHDDDAAGIGLFVVPADAPGVSLRDYRKIDGGRAAEVRFDRVALPVDAALGDPDVERDGEAGAALLERVLGYGLLALSAEALGAMDVAKEHTLDYLRTRKQFGLPIGSFQALQHRMADLLLEVEQARSAVINAAAQLDAPRAVRERALAAAKYSIGRIGTLVAEESIQLHGGIGMTWELPLSHYAKRLVMIDHQLGDEDHHLARYIALSKQ from the coding sequence ATGGATTTCCAGCACACAGAAGACCGCCGGATGCTGGCGGACACGTTGAACCGCTTCATCGCCGAACAGTACGCGTTCCCGGTGCGCGATCGCATCGCGCAGTCGGCCGAAGGCTTCGATCGCGCGATGTGGCAGCGCTTTGCCGAGCTTGGCACGATCGGCGCGCTGTTTCCCGAAGCCGACGGCGGCTTCGGCGGCGCGGGCTTCGATATCGCGGTGGTGTTCGAATGCCTCGGGCGCGGGCTCGTCGTCGAGCCGTTCCTCGGTGCGCTGCTGGCTGGCCGCGCGCTGTCGCTCGCCGGCGGCGATGCGCATCGCGACAAGCTCGCGGCGCTGATCGACGGCAGCGCGAGCGCCGCGTTCGCGCACGACGAGCCGGGCTCGCACTACGAACTGACGACCGTGCGCACGCGCGCCGAACGCTCGGGCGACGGCTGGGTGCTGACGGGCGCGAAGGGCGTCGTCGACCAGGCCGCGCAGGCGGCGTTCTTCGTCGTCAGCGCGCGCGTGTCCGGCCACGACGACGATGCGGCCGGCATCGGCCTGTTCGTCGTGCCGGCCGATGCGCCGGGCGTATCGCTGCGCGATTACCGGAAGATCGACGGCGGCCGCGCGGCCGAGGTGCGCTTCGATCGCGTTGCACTGCCGGTCGATGCCGCGCTCGGCGATCCGGACGTCGAGCGCGACGGCGAAGCGGGCGCGGCGCTGCTCGAACGCGTGCTCGGCTACGGGCTGCTCGCGCTGTCGGCGGAAGCGCTCGGCGCGATGGACGTCGCGAAGGAACACACGCTCGACTACCTGCGCACGCGCAAGCAGTTCGGATTGCCGATCGGCAGCTTCCAGGCGCTGCAGCACCGGATGGCCGACCTGCTGCTCGAAGTCGAGCAGGCGCGCTCGGCCGTGATCAACGCGGCCGCGCAGCTCGATGCGCCGCGCGCGGTGCGCGAACGCGCGCTTGCGGCAGCGAAATACAGCATCGGCCGGATCGGCACGCTCGTCGCCGAGGAGAGCATCCAGTTGCACGGCGGGATCGGGATGACGTGGGAGCTGCCGCTGTCGCATTACGCGAAGCGCCTCGTGATGATCGATCACCAGCTCGGCGACGAGGATCACCATCTCGCGCGCTACATCGCGTTGTCCAAACAGTAA